One part of the Rutidosis leptorrhynchoides isolate AG116_Rl617_1_P2 chromosome 1, CSIRO_AGI_Rlap_v1, whole genome shotgun sequence genome encodes these proteins:
- the LOC139872176 gene encoding protein neprosin-like — MESDSTSRSTPLNVTTTRRSIFDSKKHKVKSILSEDGDIIDCIDIYKQPAFNHPALKSHTIQMVPTKVLKTEDTLTNDAIKGGKKEADSITITSQLWHRSGSCPKGTIPIRRIQKHFLNKKNVDDYGRKKPSQPMNHHDMKLKDSTNSLANHSVTQVLAEGFSYSGAKVDIRVWTPYVEKEDEYSTSRVLIENGGLTDFELVETGWAVNPSVYNDHETRLYTYWTADGSKTTGCFDLTCPGFVQVTDEIALGAAIYPVSKPNSIPYQITVYIYKDPMTNNWWVNYGESINIGYWPGELFSQLWYHGLIVKWGGEVYSQWVKGRHPHTATYMGNGMEPPPMWGNCGTMTRMRVEQNSSPLMKPEWTSVEVDEYRCYDILYEVDYVYDPILYYGGPGRTWACP; from the exons ATGGAAAGTGACTCAACCTCAAGAAGCACGCCATTGAATGTGACCACCACAAGAAGATCAATATTTGATTCCAAAAAGCATAAAGTCAAGAGCATTTTG AGTGAAGACGGTGACATAATCGACTGTATTGATATCTACAAGCAACCTGCTTTTAATCATCCAGCTCTTAAGAGTCATACTATCCAG ATGGTGCCTACAAAGGTTTTAAAAACAGAGGACACTTTGACGAATGACGCGATTAAAGGTGGAAAAAAGGAAGCCGATTCTATAACCATAACATCACAACTATGGCATAGAAGTGGAAGTTGTCCAAAAGGAACTATCCCAATTCGACGAATTCAAAAGCATTTTCTTAACAAAAAAAATGTTGATGATTATGGGAGAAAGAAACCTAGTCAACCAATGAATCATCACGATATGAAGTTGAAGGACAGCACAAATTCCTTGGCGAACCATTCG GTGACCCAGGTGTTGGCAGAGGGATTCAGTTATTCAGGGGCTAAGGTCGATATTCGGGTGTGGACTCCTTACGTCGAGAAGGAAGATGAGTACAGTACCTCTCGTGTATTGATTGAAAACGGTGGTTTGACTgattttgaacttgttgaaaccgGATGGGCG GTAAATCCAAGCGTTTACAATGATCATGAAACTCGTTTATACACTTACTGGACT GCAGATGGATCAAAGACAACAGGGTGTTTCGATCTAACGTGTCCTGGATTTGTTCAAGTCACAGATGAAATTGCACTTGGCGCCGCTATTTATCCCGTCTCTAAGCCTAACAGCATTCCGTACCAAATCACTGTCTACATTTACAAG GATCCAATGACAAACAACTGGTGGGTGAATTATGGTGAGTCAATCAACATAGGGTACTGGCCAGGTGAACTGTTTAGTCAGTTATGGTACCATGGGCTCATAGTGAAATGGGGTGGTGAGGTCTACAGCCAGTGGGTCAAGGGTCGTCATCCGCACACAGCCACATACATGGGAAACGGCATGGAACCCCCGCCAATGTGGGGTAATTGTGGAACCATGACACGCATGCGCGTTGAACAAAACTCTAGCCCATTGATGAAACCTGAATGGACTAGCGTTGAAGTAGACGAGTATCGTTGCTATGATATTCTGTATGAGGTTGATTATGTTTATGATCCTATTTTATATTATGGTGGTCCCGGTAGAACCTGGGCGTGCCCTTAA
- the LOC139886451 gene encoding glycosyltransferase BC10-like: MEAKDSKATVSVKPNQSRVKLNLTQLLVLFLLLCFSISLFIIYSVRKTEVTTTVASSVPTLQPCVQKQPKTDLDHWIKSPSELLHNMSDEELLWTASFAPKLTNYPFTRVPKIAFMFLTKGPLPLAPLWERFFQGHEDLYSIYVHSLPSYKPTFSPTSVFYGRQVPSKVAEWGQMSMCDAERRLLANALLDISNERFVLVSESCIPLYNFTIIYNYITNSKYSFMGAFDDPSSVGRGRYNYNMLPQVELSQWRKGSQWFEVNRNLAIVIVSDTTYYPKFEEFCRPACYVDEHYFPTLLTIQAPDLIANRSLTWVDWSRGGPHPATFGKSDITEEFMVNLLQNHDCVYNGEPSSVCYLFARKFSPGSLEPLIPLATKFLGY, from the exons ATGGAGGCCAAAGACTCAAAGGCTACAGTTTCTGTTAAACCAAACCAATCCAGAGTTAAACTAAACCTGACTCAATTACTTGTACTCTTTCTACTCTTATGTTTTTCAATATCTTTGTTTATTATTTACTCCGTGCGTAAAACCGAAGTTACCACAACCGTAGCTTCATCAGTTCCCACTTTACAACCATGTGTCCAAAAACAACCAAAGACAGATCTTGACCATTGGATCAAAAGTCCTTCAGAACTCTTACATAATATGAGCGATGAAGAGCTCTTATGGACGGCTTCTTTTGCACCAAAATTGACGAATTATCCATTCACAAGAGTCCCAAAAATTGCTTTCATGTTCTTGACTAAAGGGCCATTGCCATTAGCTCCTTTGTGGGAAAGGTTCTTTCAGGGACATGAAGATCTATATTCAATTTACGTACATTCGCTTCCGTCGTACAAACCTACTTTTTCGCCTACGTCAGTTTTTTACGGCAGACAAGTACCAAGCAAG GTAGCAGAATGGGGTCAAATGAGTATGTGTGATGCAGAAAGACGACTACTAGCAAATGCGCTTCTTGATATCTCCAATGAACGCTTTGTCCTCGTATCTGAATCATGCATTCCCCTTTACAACTTCACTATAATCTACAACTACATTACAAACTCCAAATACAGCTTTATGGGAGCCTTTGATGACCCGAGTTCCGTTGGTCGAGGACGATACAACTACAACATGTTGCCACAAGTCGAATTATCACAATGGAGAAAAGGATCTCAATGGTTTGAAGTTAATCGCAATCTAGCAATAGTCATTGTCTCCGATACCACTTACTATCCTAAATTTGAAGAATTTTGCAGACCAGCTTGTTATGTGGACGAACATTATTTTCCAACTTTATTGACGATTCAGGCACCGGATTTAATTGCAAACCGGAGCTTGACTTGGGTAGATTGGTCTAGAGGTGGCCCACACCCTGCAACATTTGGGAAGTCTGATATAACAGAAGAGTTTATGGTTAACCTTCTTCAAAACCACGACTGCGTTTACAACGGAGAACCATCTTCAGTTTGTTATCTTTTCGCAAGAAAATTTTCGCCAGGAAGTTTGGAACCATTGATTCCTCTTGCTACTAAGTTTTTGGGTTATTGA
- the LOC139872016 gene encoding uncharacterized protein: MMLLNSFELISGLKVNSHKSCLYGIGVENQELTFMANRIGCQIGSIPFLYLGLPIGSKMNKAGDWAPVIERFKSKAFRLEIKNIVFWWSSNPHQIAPQGVLSSLEKLSRTFFWGGAGDKSKLAWMKWDRVLCSYESGGLGIGSLNGKNRALMDRDRFWEDFWLGNTQLKCRFRRLYLLDSEKHALVKDRVTWDESGCIFSWNWSRIPSGRTGDELCELAAEIGELNKPSRQHDRWVWTLGSNGVFTTKCLANLIDEESLIPNKWETETMKNNLVPLKLQIFVWRAK, translated from the exons ATGATGTTGCTCAATAGCTTTGAATTGATCTCGGGTCTAAAAGTGAATTCTCACAAGAGTTGTTTATACGGAATTGGTGTCGAAAACCAGGAACTTACTTTCATGGCTAATCGGATTGGTTGTCAAATTGGCTCTATTCCTTTTTTGTATTTGGGTCTTCCGATTGGGTCAAAAATGAACAAAGCCGGTGATTGGGCTCCAGTGATAGAAAGGTTCAAATCTAAAGCTTTCCGATTGGAGATCAAAAACATTGTCTTTTGGTGGTCGTCTAACCCTCATCAAATCG CTCCCCAAGGTGTGTTATCTTCGCTTGAAAAACTAAGTCGTACTTTCTTTTGGGGCGGGGCGGGTGACAAATCTAAGTTGGCTTGGATGAAATGGGATCGAGTTCTATGTTCGTATGAGTCGGGAGGGTTGGGTATTGGGTCACTTAATGGTAAAAATCGGGCTTTAATGG ATAGAGATCGGTTTTGGGAAGATTTTTGGCTGGGAAATACTCAACTAAAGTGCAGATTTCGAAGACTTTATTTGCTTGATTCGGAGAAGCATGCGTTAGTGAAGGATAGAGTTACATGGGATGAGTCGGGATGTATTTTCTCTTGGAACTGGTCTAGGATACCAAGTGGTAGAACGGGCGATGAGTTGTGTGAACTAGCTGCTGAAATAGGAGAGCTGAATAAACCTAGTAGGCAACATGACAGATGGGTATGGACTTTGGGATCTAATGGGGTGTTCACAACCAAATGCCTAGCAAATCTCATTGACGAAGAAAGCTTGATTCCAAACAAGTGGGAAACTGAAACAATGAAAAACAACCTCGTTCCATTGAAACTTCAGATATTTGTGTGGAGGGCAAAATAA
- the LOC139860188 gene encoding protein EARLY FLOWERING 3-like produces the protein MKRGKDEDKKMGPMFPRLHVNDTEKGGPRAPPRNKMALYEQLSIPSQWFNGGVPSSSTAGAMNERGTFSPCQQSSTVHPTRKADTRHSDFNNHQRVQQENHTTEEEDDFRVPIFDQQSGTSQNHSKKRQQNRENGSSVTPFGAHFLGRLAHVQPAKQNNNNKIQKENSFARSDASNQSTRPIINAPFKETNESSHINGLSNNNVNTRDYRADSQADNTLWGDSVVNEASKGSGYANNSVPLRDVQEHALRSPNDPATTNADAVSETSMVDSVCGVDISPDDVVGIIGQKHFWKARRAIVNQQRVFAVQVFELHRLIKVQRLIAGSPQLLVDESAYVAKPAKVSPIKKLPIEYVLKSSLNTPNQKINAEKPNDDTEFSAENAVGKASLSSVQNGSQTTNCRPFGGPPSDPNMGSWNFNGPPGHQWLIPVMTPSEGLVYKPYPGPGFMGPAYGGCGPPGSMPPIIGHNFPNYGIPPSDHHRHYEGGPTGVHPFAPCPPPSHGYFPAYGMQRASPPVSSSTRFEPSNPNPNPNPNPFNLQRQGSSNVPIEKKGSAVPNPVKFKPYKDNEVQASTASSRSDKTKDRNALPLFPTSTPTPTPVPEPAQVETVGPPRVIRVVPHNARSATASVARIFRSIQEERMQYDEG, from the exons ATGAAAAGAGGGAAAGATGAAGATAAAAAAATGGGGCCAATGTTTCCAAGGCTTCATGTTAATGATACTGAAAAAGGAGGTCCAAGGGCACCTCCTAGAAACAAAATGGCTCTTTATGAACAGCTTAGTATTCCTTCACAATGGTTCAACGGCGGCGTGCCGTCATCTTCAACCGCG GGAGCTATGAATGAAAGGGGCACGTTTTCCCCCTGTCAACAATCTTCTACGGTTCACCCAACCAGAAAAGCAGATACTCGCCATTCGGATTTCAACAATCATCAACGAGTGCAACAAGAGAATCACACAACAGAAGAAGAAGATGACTTCAGGGTCCCAATTTTCGACCAACAATCAGGGACAAGTCAAAATCACAgtaaaaaacgtcaacaaaatagaGAAAATGGAAGTAGTGTTACTCCGTTTGGTGCCCATTTTTTAGGCCGTTTGGCACACGTTCAGCCTGCTAaacaaaacaataataataaaattcaaaAAGAGAACTCTTTTGCTAGATCTGATGCCTCAAATCAATCGACACGACCGATCATCAATGCTCCATTCAAGGAGACGAATGAATCTTCTCACATAAATGGTTTAAGTAATAATAATGTGAATACAAGGGATTATCGAGCTGACTCACAAGCAGACAACACTTTATGGGGCGATAGTGTTGTAAACGAGGCATCTAAAGGTAGTGGGTACGCGAATAATTCCGTACCGTTGAGGGACGTTCAAGAACATGCATTAAGAAGCCCTAACGATCCTGCTACTACTAACGCTGATGCTGTTTCTGAGACATCAATGGTTGATTCGGTCTGCGGAGTCGATATTTCTCCGGATGATGTTGTCGGGATTATTGGTCAAAAACATTTTTGGAAGGCAAGAAGAGCTATCGTCAA TCAACAAAGAGTGTTTGCTGTTCAAGTGTTCGAGCTCCACAGATTAATAAAG GTTCAGAGATTAATTGCTGGATCACCTCAGCTTTTGGTTGATGAAAGTGCGTATGTGGCAAAACCGGCAAAAGTCTCTCCAATCAAGAAACTTCCGATTGAATATGTTCTGAAATCTAGTCTAAATACGCCCAATCAAAAAATTAACGCCGAGAAGCCGAACGATGACACGGAGTTCTCAGCCGAGAATGCCGTTGGGAAGGCATCGTTATCTTCTGTGCAAAATGGCAGCCAGACAACAAATTGCAGACCGTTTGGTGGTCCACCGTCGGACCCTAATATGGGCTCTTGGAATTTTAATGGGCCACCTGGACACCAATGGTTGATTCCTGTCATGACTCCATCTGAAGGGCTTGTCTACAAACCATACCCTGGGCCTGGATTTATGGGCCCCGCGTATGGTGGATGCGGTCCTCCTGGATCCATGCCACCCATAATAG GACATAATTTTCCGAACTATGGTATCCCACCTTCAGATCATCATCGTCATTATGAAGGGGGGCCCACTGGGGTTCATCCATTCGCTCCTTGCCCTCCTCCTAGTCATGGCTACTTCCCTGCTTACGGTATGCAAAGGGCTAGTCCACCGGTGTCGAGCTCCACCAGGTTCGAACCTTCGAACCCGAATCCGAACCCAAACCCAAACCCATTCAACCTGCAGCGCCAAGGCTCAAGTAACGTTCCAATTGAGAAAAAGGGATCAGCAGTTCCAAATCCGGTCAAGTTTAAACCTTATAAAGATAATGAGGTACAAGCCAGTACAGCAAGCAGTCGAAGTGATAAAACAAAAGACCGAAATGCCCTTCCTCTTTTCCCAACCTCTACTCCTACTCCTACTCCTGTTCCTGAACCAGCTCAGGTTGAAACTGTGGGCCCCCCACGTGTTATCAGAGTTGTACCTCATAATGCTCGGTCAGCAACTGCTTCTGTAGCACGGATCTTTCGGTCTATACAAGAAGAAAGAATGCAGTATGATGAAGGGTAG
- the LOC139886450 gene encoding vacuolar-processing enzyme-like, whose product MNIYLITLLFISVIAVVHGRDLVGDFLRLPSENHDDDSVGTRWAVLLAGSNGYWNYRHQADVCHAYQILKNGGVKDENIVVFMYDDIAYNSDNPRQGVIINSPYGDDVYQGVPKDYTGKDVNVDNFFAVLLGDKSKVKGGSGKVVNSGPNDHIFVYYTDHGGPGVLGMPTNPYLYANDLNAVLKQKYAAGTYKSLVFYLEACEAGSIFEGLLPQGLNIYATTASGPDESSWGTYCPGEYPSPPLEYDTCLGDLYSVAWMEDCDVHNLRTETIRQQYKLVKERTSSDNSYYGSHVMQYGDLPLSKDNLYLYMGTNPANDNFTFIDENSKSPSPKSVNQRDADLLHFWHKYKKAPEGSERKTEAQKKFSEAMAHRMHIDSSIQLIGKVLFGLEKGPRVLNTVRTAGQPLVDDWTCLKTMVRTFETHCGSLSQYGMKHMRSIANLCNSGVTNAQMADASSQACTTFPSNPWSSLSNGFTA is encoded by the exons ATGAATATTTACCTCATCACTTTACTTTTTATCTCGGTGATCGCCGTCGTCCACGGCCGTGACCTCGTCGGAGATTTTCTCCGGTTACCTTCTGAAAATCATGACGATGACTCCGTTGGGACCAGATGGGCTGTGTTACTTGCTGGATCTAATGGTTACTGGAACTACAGACatcag GCAGATGTATGTCATGCATATCAAATCTTGAAAAATGGTGGCGTCAAGGATGAAAACATCGTCGTATTCATGTATGACGATATTGCGTATAATAGCGACAACCCTAGGCAAGGAGTTATTATTAATAGCCCTTATGGTGATGATGTATATCAAGGAGTACCAAAG GATTACACCGGGAAAGATGTCAATGTTGACAACTTTTTTGCTGTTTTACTTGGAGATAAAAGTAAAGTCAAAGGAGGAAGTGGAAAAGTTGTTAATAGCGGTCCAAATGATCACATTTTTGTTTACTATACTGACCACGGTGGTCCTGGTGTTCTTG GGATGCCAACAAATCCTTACCTTTACGCAAATGATCTTAACGCGGTTTTGAAACAAAAGTATGCTGCTGGAACATACAAAAGCTTG GTATTTTACCTTGAAGCTTGTGAGGCTGGAAGTATATTCGAGGGTCTTCTTCCACAAGGTTTAAATATTTATGCAACGACAGCTTCTGGGCCAGACGAGAGCAGTTGGGGCACTTACTGTCCTGGCGAGTATCCGAGCCCACCACTTGAGTATGACACATGTTTGGGTGACTTGTACAGTGTTGCCTGGATGGAAGATTG TGATGTACACAACCTACGAACCGAAACCATCAGGCAGCAGTATAAATTG GTTAAGGAAAGAACATCAAGTGACAACTCATATTATGGATCTCATGTTATGCAATACGGAGACTTGCCACTTAGCAAAGATAATCTTTACTTGTATATGGGTACAAACCCTGCAAATGATAATTTTACGTTTATTGATGAAAATTCCAAATCGCCATCACCAAAATCTGTTAATCAGCGCGATGCTGATCTTCTACATTTCTGGCATAAG TATAAGAAAGCACCAGAAGGTTCTGAGAGGAAAActgaagctcagaaaaagttttctGAAGCCATGGCTCACAGAATGCACATAGACAGCAGTATACAACTCATCGGCAAGGTTTTGTTCGGTTTAGAAAAAGGTCCTCGAGTGCTGAACACTGTCAGAACTGCAGGACAGCCTCTAGTTGATGACTGGACCTGCCTTAAGACCATG GTGAGAACATTTGAGACGCATTGTGGCTCATTATCCCAATATGGCATGAAACATATGCGCTCAATTGCTAATCTTTGCAACTCTGGGGTCACAAATGCACAAATGGCGGATGCATCGTCACAAGCGTGCACCACCTTCCCATCAAACCCATGGAGCTCTCTTAGCAACGGTTTCACCGCTTAA